A window of Rufibacter sp. LB8 contains these coding sequences:
- the dnaK gene encoding molecular chaperone DnaK has protein sequence MGKIIGIDLGTTNSCVAVMEGNEPVVIPNSEGRRTTPSILAFLDNGNGERKVGDPAKRQAITNPQNTIASIKRFMGRGYSEVKDETQHVSYNVQAGSNNTVRVKIGDREYTPQELSAMVLQKMKQTAEDYLGTTVTEAVITVPAYFNDAQRQATKEAGQIAGLEVKRIINEPTAAALAYGLDKKHTDQKIAVYDLGGGTFDISVLELGDGVFEVLSTNGDTHLGGDDFDQVIIAWLADEFKAEENMDLRTDPMALQRLKEAAEKAKIELSSSSETEINLPYITATQTGPKHLVRKLTRAKFEQLADSLVRRSMEPVRKALQDAGLQPSDIDEVILVGGSTRIPRIQEEVEKFFGKKPSKGVNPDEVVAIGAAIQGGVLTGEVKDVLLLDVTPLSLGIETMGGVMTKLIESNTTIPTKKSETFSTASDNQPSVEIHVLQGERPMARDNRTIGRFHLSDLPPAQRGVPQIEVTFDIDANGILHVSAKDKGTGKEQKIRIEASSGLSEEEIERMRKEAEANAESDRTAKEQVEKVNQADSMIFQTEKQLSEYGDKLSEGNKTAIEGALAELKKAHESKDLAAIDSAMANINNAWQAASQEMYAASGGAGQPGADGGFGGGAEQPGGNASGGQSSNNGDTVTDVDYEEVK, from the coding sequence ATGGGAAAAATCATAGGCATTGACTTAGGAACCACCAACTCGTGCGTGGCCGTAATGGAAGGGAACGAACCAGTGGTGATCCCCAACAGCGAAGGTCGCCGGACCACTCCATCCATCCTGGCCTTCCTGGACAACGGGAACGGTGAGCGTAAAGTGGGAGACCCCGCCAAGCGTCAGGCCATCACCAACCCCCAAAATACTATTGCCAGTATCAAGCGTTTCATGGGCCGTGGGTACTCAGAAGTGAAAGACGAAACCCAACATGTTTCTTACAACGTGCAGGCGGGCAGCAACAATACCGTACGCGTGAAGATCGGTGACCGTGAGTACACGCCACAGGAGTTATCAGCGATGGTATTGCAGAAAATGAAGCAGACCGCGGAAGATTATCTTGGCACAACTGTGACCGAGGCGGTTATTACCGTACCAGCCTACTTCAACGATGCGCAGCGCCAAGCCACCAAAGAAGCCGGTCAGATTGCCGGTTTGGAGGTAAAACGTATCATCAACGAGCCTACCGCCGCTGCTCTGGCGTACGGTTTAGATAAAAAACACACAGACCAGAAAATTGCTGTGTATGACCTGGGTGGTGGTACCTTTGATATCTCTGTGCTGGAATTAGGTGATGGTGTGTTTGAAGTATTGTCTACCAACGGTGACACGCACCTTGGTGGCGATGACTTTGACCAAGTGATCATTGCCTGGTTGGCTGACGAGTTCAAGGCTGAGGAGAACATGGACCTGCGCACCGACCCAATGGCGTTGCAGCGTTTGAAAGAAGCCGCTGAGAAAGCCAAGATTGAGCTTTCCTCATCGTCTGAAACCGAAATCAACCTGCCCTACATCACCGCTACCCAGACGGGCCCTAAGCACTTGGTACGCAAACTGACCCGCGCCAAATTTGAGCAACTGGCAGATTCACTGGTACGCCGTTCTATGGAGCCGGTTAGAAAAGCCTTGCAGGACGCCGGTTTGCAGCCATCTGACATTGACGAAGTAATCTTGGTGGGTGGTTCTACCCGTATCCCAAGAATTCAGGAGGAAGTAGAGAAATTCTTCGGTAAGAAACCATCTAAAGGTGTAAACCCAGATGAAGTAGTGGCCATTGGTGCTGCTATTCAAGGTGGTGTATTAACCGGTGAAGTGAAAGACGTTCTTCTGTTAGACGTAACGCCTCTTTCTTTGGGTATTGAGACCATGGGCGGTGTGATGACCAAGTTGATTGAGTCTAACACCACTATCCCGACCAAGAAATCTGAGACTTTCTCCACAGCCTCTGACAACCAGCCAAGTGTTGAGATTCACGTTCTGCAAGGCGAGCGCCCTATGGCCCGCGATAACCGCACCATCGGTCGGTTCCACTTGTCAGATTTGCCTCCAGCGCAACGCGGCGTTCCGCAGATTGAGGTGACGTTTGACATTGATGCCAATGGTATCTTGCACGTGTCTGCCAAAGACAAAGGCACCGGCAAAGAGCAGAAAATCAGAATTGAAGCATCGTCTGGCCTGTCTGAAGAAGAAATTGAGCGCATGCGCAAAGAGGCCGAAGCCAACGCTGAGTCTGACCGCACCGCCAAAGAGCAGGTAGAAAAAGTAAACCAAGCCGACTCCATGATTTTCCAGACGGAGAAACAACTGAGCGAGTACGGTGACAAACTTTCTGAAGGCAACAAAACCGCCATTGAAGGTGCCCTGGCCGAGCTGAAGAAAGCGCACGAGTCTAAAGACTTAGCCGCCATTGACAGCGCCATGGCCAACATCAACAATGCTTGGCAAGCTGCTTCTCAAGAGATGTACGCGGCCAGCGGCGGAGCTGGACAACCCGGTGCTGATGGAGGATTCGGCGGAGGTGCTGAGCAACCAGGCGGAAACGCCAGTGGTGGCCAGTCTTCTAACAACGGTGATACCGTGACCGATGTGGACTATGAAGAAGTGAAGTAA
- a CDS encoding MarC family protein, producing the protein MEILLATFSALFSVVNPFGAMPVFLTLTQDDSTQHRNQQALRACMYMVLILSVFFIAGQAVLDFFGLRIHDLRIAGGIMIMRAGLELLNPRAEEGKKISKDVVAEGVEKADISFTPLAMPLLSGPGSIAIVISLFTKSLTFLDMGLTILAIILLGTVTYVILLFSPRLVMFMGKAGLSALAKIMGFITLSIGVSFIITALLALFKS; encoded by the coding sequence ATGGAAATCCTGCTTGCTACGTTTTCGGCGCTTTTCTCTGTGGTAAACCCGTTTGGGGCCATGCCCGTGTTCCTCACCCTCACCCAAGACGACTCCACGCAGCATCGTAACCAGCAAGCCCTGCGCGCCTGTATGTACATGGTGCTGATCTTGTCGGTTTTCTTTATTGCCGGGCAGGCGGTGCTTGATTTCTTTGGGCTGCGCATACATGACCTGCGCATTGCGGGCGGCATCATGATCATGCGCGCGGGCCTGGAACTGCTCAACCCCAGAGCCGAGGAAGGCAAGAAAATATCCAAAGACGTGGTGGCCGAAGGCGTGGAAAAAGCCGACATCTCCTTCACGCCGCTGGCCATGCCGTTGCTCTCTGGCCCCGGTTCCATTGCCATTGTCATCAGCCTTTTCACCAAATCCCTCACCTTCCTGGACATGGGCCTGACCATTCTGGCCATTATCTTGCTGGGAACTGTGACCTACGTGATTCTGCTGTTCTCTCCGCGGCTGGTGATGTTCATGGGCAAAGCAGGCCTATCGGCGCTGGCGAAAATCATGGGCTTCATCACCTTGTCCATTGGCGTGAGTTTCATCATTACGGCCTTGCTGGCGCTCTTTAAATCGTAA
- a CDS encoding Crp/Fnr family transcriptional regulator, with product MNVDPLERLRLAVSGLYPLSEEDWAAFSALWKPFNAARKQPLTVAGDPEKYLYFILEGVQRIYALDEQEREATLTFTYPSNFGGVLDAFLLQKPSAYFYETLSASSFLRISYADLQPLAETSLAINAFLRSGLAHSLSGVLERLVELQAYSSEDKFRKLLTRSPHILQLVPHKYLANYLGIEATNFSKLLNKVKL from the coding sequence ATGAACGTTGATCCGCTGGAACGCTTACGGCTGGCTGTATCGGGCCTTTATCCCTTGTCAGAAGAAGATTGGGCGGCTTTCTCGGCGCTTTGGAAGCCTTTTAACGCAGCTAGAAAACAGCCATTAACGGTGGCCGGTGACCCAGAGAAATACCTGTATTTCATCTTAGAGGGCGTTCAAAGAATCTATGCCCTGGATGAACAGGAGCGCGAGGCAACCTTGACGTTTACTTACCCCTCAAACTTCGGTGGGGTACTGGACGCCTTTCTATTGCAAAAGCCTTCTGCGTATTTTTATGAAACGCTGAGCGCCAGTAGTTTCCTCCGAATTTCTTACGCAGATCTGCAGCCTTTGGCAGAAACGTCACTGGCCATCAATGCTTTCTTGAGAAGTGGTTTGGCCCACAGCCTTTCTGGCGTGTTAGAGCGCTTGGTGGAGTTGCAGGCGTATTCCTCAGAGGATAAATTCAGGAAACTGCTCACCCGCAGCCCGCATATTTTGCAATTGGTGCCGCATAAATACCTGGCAAATTACCTGGGCATAGAGGCCACCAATTTCAGTAAGTTGCTCAACAAGGTGAAATTGTAA
- a CDS encoding GNAT family N-acetyltransferase, translated as MLHLQEITSTATPEFLWAWQLYEEAFPAEERRSLNQQEALLATDDYQFLAVHTEIGLAGLVGIWHLEEFTFLEHVAVSPSQRGAGIGQNLLALLKIQFPGKWVLEVEPPLNVLSQRRIAFYQRAGFVLNDFPYQQPPYSPEKSWVPLQLMSFPGALTSNECQQVVTALYHEVYQVAP; from the coding sequence GTGTTGCATCTTCAAGAAATAACTTCTACTGCCACGCCTGAATTCCTTTGGGCGTGGCAGCTGTATGAAGAGGCCTTTCCGGCAGAAGAACGTCGGTCATTGAATCAACAAGAAGCACTTTTGGCAACTGATGATTACCAGTTTCTGGCAGTTCACACAGAAATTGGTCTGGCAGGGTTAGTCGGTATTTGGCACTTGGAGGAATTTACCTTTTTGGAACATGTGGCGGTTTCACCTTCGCAGCGCGGTGCTGGAATTGGTCAGAACTTGCTAGCCTTGCTCAAAATTCAGTTCCCAGGAAAGTGGGTGCTGGAAGTGGAGCCGCCCCTGAATGTTCTTAGCCAGCGCCGCATTGCCTTTTACCAACGCGCCGGGTTCGTTCTCAATGACTTCCCTTACCAACAACCACCTTACAGCCCAGAAAAATCCTGGGTACCGCTGCAGTTAATGTCCTTCCCGGGGGCATTGACTTCCAATGAGTGCCAACAAGTAGTGACCGCGTTGTACCATGAGGTGTACCAGGTAGCACCCTGA
- a CDS encoding 5-(carboxyamino)imidazole ribonucleotide synthase, translating to MINHKLGILGGGQLGRMLIQAGIDFNLSIKALDPDPNAPCRFLVEEFVTGNLLDFETVYSFGKGCDLVTIEIEHVNVDALFQLQAEGVLVYPKPESLKIIQDKGLQKNFFVDHAIPTAEFRMLADGATPQDHLDFLPAFQKLRKGGYDGNGVQRIASESDFSKAFTAPSLLEKLVPFEKEISVICARSANGEVKAFPVVEQVMHPEHNLVDYLLAPAQISYKLQRMAIEIATHVTTALDMVGLLAVEMFVTQDGQVLVNEVAPRPHNSGHHTMKANATSQFEQHLRAILGLPLGDTDFHCPAILVNLLGEAGYSGEAKYQGLEETLREPGVYLHLYGKKFTRPHRKMGHLTVLAPTVEEVKQKADHIKNHLKIIA from the coding sequence ATGATAAATCATAAACTGGGAATTTTAGGGGGAGGCCAACTGGGGCGCATGCTCATTCAAGCGGGCATTGATTTCAACCTGTCTATTAAGGCGCTGGACCCAGATCCCAATGCCCCGTGCCGGTTTCTGGTAGAGGAATTTGTGACAGGCAATCTGCTTGATTTTGAGACGGTTTACAGCTTCGGGAAGGGCTGCGACCTGGTCACCATTGAGATTGAGCACGTGAACGTGGACGCTCTTTTTCAATTACAGGCCGAAGGCGTGTTGGTTTACCCCAAACCGGAATCGTTGAAAATTATACAAGACAAAGGCCTGCAGAAAAATTTCTTCGTGGACCACGCCATTCCCACCGCTGAGTTCAGAATGTTAGCCGACGGCGCGACACCTCAGGACCACCTTGATTTTCTGCCGGCATTCCAGAAACTGCGCAAAGGCGGCTATGACGGAAACGGGGTGCAGCGCATTGCCTCAGAAAGTGATTTCAGCAAAGCGTTCACCGCGCCTTCGTTGCTTGAGAAACTGGTGCCGTTTGAGAAAGAAATCTCGGTGATTTGCGCGCGCAGTGCCAATGGGGAAGTGAAAGCGTTTCCGGTGGTGGAGCAGGTCATGCACCCAGAACACAATCTGGTAGACTACCTGCTGGCCCCGGCCCAGATTTCGTATAAACTGCAGCGCATGGCCATTGAGATTGCCACGCACGTGACCACTGCTCTGGACATGGTGGGCTTGCTGGCCGTGGAGATGTTTGTGACCCAAGACGGACAGGTGCTGGTGAACGAAGTGGCGCCCCGGCCCCACAACAGCGGCCACCACACCATGAAAGCCAACGCCACCTCACAATTTGAGCAACACCTGCGCGCCATTCTGGGCCTGCCCCTAGGCGACACTGACTTCCATTGCCCAGCCATTCTGGTGAATCTGTTGGGCGAAGCCGGCTATTCTGGTGAGGCCAAGTACCAGGGCCTGGAAGAAACGCTTAGAGAACCGGGCGTTTATTTGCATCTTTATGGAAAGAAATTCACCCGGCCGCATCGTAAGATGGGGCACCTCACCGTGCTGGCCCCCACCGTGGAGGAAGTGAAGCAGAAAGCAGACCACATCAAGAACCATTTAAAGATCATTGCATGA
- a CDS encoding histidine phosphatase family protein, with translation MAETAHIYLIRHARPLVERSGFFSKAAAQQYLQEYQVAEVEEILERQEGLLPHEINRVFCSPLPRAKATARMLFGPDVELVEDAAFREFESRIAGLPIGKFPLAWWQVTSRMLWMLGLNQREIESFRDARARATQVAQRLALEAEVQGLAVLVAHGFLNTFIKRTLRRQGWKVLSDNGRQFLGITQLEKKR, from the coding sequence ATGGCAGAAACGGCACACATTTATCTGATCAGGCACGCCAGGCCTTTGGTAGAGCGGTCGGGGTTTTTCAGCAAGGCGGCGGCTCAGCAATATCTGCAGGAGTACCAGGTAGCCGAAGTGGAGGAAATCTTGGAACGCCAGGAAGGCCTTCTGCCCCATGAAATAAACCGTGTGTTCTGCAGCCCGCTGCCCCGCGCCAAAGCCACCGCCCGTATGCTCTTCGGGCCAGATGTGGAATTGGTGGAAGATGCGGCGTTCAGGGAGTTTGAAAGCCGAATTGCCGGCTTGCCCATCGGTAAATTTCCTTTAGCCTGGTGGCAGGTGACGTCCAGAATGCTGTGGATGCTGGGCCTGAACCAGCGGGAGATAGAAAGTTTCAGAGACGCCCGCGCCCGTGCCACCCAGGTAGCCCAACGGCTGGCCCTGGAAGCGGAAGTACAAGGCTTGGCCGTATTGGTGGCCCACGGATTTTTAAACACGTTCATCAAGCGCACCCTCCGGCGCCAGGGCTGGAAAGTCCTTTCAGATAATGGCCGGCAGTTTCTGGGCATCACCCAACTGGAGAAAAAGCGGTAG
- the purE gene encoding 5-(carboxyamino)imidazole ribonucleotide mutase — MSQVEKSPSQVGIIMGSQSDLKIMAAAADILEQLNIPFDLTIVSAHRTPHRMFEYAEAARKKGLKVIIAGAGGAAHLPGMVASLTTLPVIGVPIKSSNSIDGWDSVLSILQMPNGVPVATVALNGAGNAGLLAAQILGTNNAVVADALEKYRTTQREKVMRSVEQLHRGDIDVD, encoded by the coding sequence ATGAGCCAAGTAGAGAAAAGCCCCTCGCAGGTGGGCATCATCATGGGCAGCCAGTCTGACCTTAAAATAATGGCCGCCGCCGCCGATATACTGGAGCAACTCAACATTCCGTTTGACCTCACCATCGTGTCGGCGCACCGCACGCCGCACCGCATGTTTGAGTACGCTGAGGCCGCCCGCAAGAAAGGCCTGAAGGTGATTATTGCCGGGGCCGGTGGCGCTGCCCATTTGCCGGGCATGGTGGCGTCATTGACTACGTTGCCCGTGATAGGCGTGCCCATCAAATCCAGCAATTCTATTGACGGCTGGGATTCTGTCTTGTCTATCCTGCAGATGCCCAACGGCGTGCCCGTAGCCACCGTGGCCCTCAACGGCGCCGGAAACGCAGGTTTGCTGGCCGCCCAGATTCTAGGAACCAACAATGCCGTAGTAGCCGATGCCCTGGAGAAATACCGCACCACCCAGCGTGAGAAAGTGATGCGCTCCGTGGAACAACTGCACCGCGGCGACATTGACGTGGACTAA
- a CDS encoding T9SS type A sorting domain-containing protein gives MKANQVKKAGFKVWMFMWAFSIFWLPSVTAQSIPNYSPGDYRTTAATTVSQSTSSTNLERFTGDGTWEPATFPIPTTANIYVLHPAQITGSLEVASLIITGNQTLTITAGASLKTTTRLTITPSATLLMAGAIENRGVLQVQANAKLILQSPSYSAASQLWAGTEEIDAKSEIRIENAALNTPLFSGNQLTTQAHGYWFGKLTVAPAIAAAWQLTDGSGVVAANSTVIQLPTGGSLLFSAAPNVNLSFGQDLQINGGTAALQNQTAGTGLVTVAGHLNLQNSTLTLNQTSSATAVTTLDLKGNLSLDAASAIINSSTVNTSTSGIQMTGSAWQQIKADGPLNHVSLSVKAGAKVRMAQNLVLNPTNSVYAGTLAVETGGTLDFGQDATGNGYAVQGQGTFKLDQGGTLHITSAHGLNSTGTTGNVQVTASRRQISQIATYIYSGKLPQQTGNAYTTATTGKIFIIDNPTSVTLNSNIGISSHTALAPDGGRLEIRQGRFITPAGIDVSSSGKLVMTGGVYQIGTVGVPVPLMTGAYEFYGGALELAGTGDQILKGSKIYYHVIFGGTNTAGVNAKTISSTTTVNHNVTILPNAIVDISNKALKGDAGLTMAGGLFRISKTSGTLPELTGKSSPYALTGGTIELYGTVSGQTQSIRGTYGSSQKVVYHNLLLNATQANTANDLGNQLPSAIFDVSGTLTVAAPTVLQIASNRAIGGTGNFVVQPGATLLYGSAQGIKTSGTGTNDGNIRVSGTRTFSSAANYGFVGTSEMVSGDGLPATVANLLVAKSGLGVTLTNSVAVTEVFTLKNGLFKTGSNELSITSLLPDALQLADSSFYIQGNLRRAVGSSGSYTFPVGNSEGKRQLTINSNGLTGNNFQSVRVGFGPLTGHNDADLHIVETGNRYTKIEPQGVWFVEPNAQPSSGSFTAMASLNGFADLSDNKFALLIRPLASQSGADWSTGGGVLDAPNKEGRTVAGGYAKRNFITPFGQLGIANIETTLPVSWLYVKAERKNQHVQLHWATASEINNDRFEVEVSRDGKHFQTIGTVKGSGNSTVAQQYQFRHASPAPGALYYRVKQIDFDAKFEHSKLVAVQAGASENQGMQLALYPNPAVESIKIQGLEEAAEVEIFDLKGRRLEKLVLHQQPEASTISVKHLATGAYILHVRQANQVHRLRFVKQ, from the coding sequence ATGAAGGCAAACCAAGTGAAGAAAGCAGGGTTTAAAGTTTGGATGTTCATGTGGGCCTTCTCTATTTTTTGGCTCCCTTCCGTTACCGCTCAATCAATCCCCAATTATAGTCCCGGTGACTACCGAACCACCGCTGCCACCACGGTAAGCCAGTCAACCAGCAGCACCAACCTGGAAAGATTCACCGGCGACGGCACCTGGGAGCCTGCCACTTTTCCAATTCCCACTACTGCTAATATATACGTGTTGCACCCTGCGCAAATCACAGGCTCCCTGGAAGTTGCATCACTAATAATCACTGGCAACCAAACCCTGACAATTACTGCCGGCGCTAGCCTTAAGACCACCACAAGGTTGACTATTACGCCGTCTGCCACGCTTTTGATGGCAGGCGCAATTGAAAACCGAGGGGTATTGCAAGTGCAGGCCAATGCTAAACTGATACTACAGTCGCCCAGCTATTCTGCCGCTTCTCAGTTGTGGGCGGGAACCGAGGAAATAGATGCCAAATCTGAAATCCGGATAGAAAATGCAGCCTTGAATACTCCTTTGTTCAGTGGCAATCAACTTACCACTCAGGCGCACGGTTATTGGTTCGGGAAGCTGACGGTGGCTCCGGCAATTGCGGCGGCATGGCAATTAACAGATGGGAGCGGGGTGGTGGCCGCCAACTCAACGGTTATTCAGTTACCAACGGGTGGGTCCTTGCTGTTTTCGGCTGCGCCAAACGTTAACCTCAGCTTTGGGCAAGACCTGCAAATTAATGGCGGAACGGCTGCCTTGCAAAATCAGACGGCGGGCACGGGGCTGGTGACAGTGGCAGGTCATCTTAACCTTCAGAATTCAACGCTTACTTTAAACCAAACTTCCAGCGCTACGGCCGTCACCACGTTAGACTTGAAAGGCAACCTGAGCCTTGACGCCGCTTCGGCCATCATCAATAGTAGCACCGTCAATACCAGTACCAGCGGCATTCAGATGACAGGCTCAGCTTGGCAGCAAATAAAAGCCGATGGCCCGCTCAACCACGTGTCTTTATCTGTGAAAGCTGGCGCGAAAGTCCGGATGGCCCAAAACTTGGTCTTAAATCCCACAAATTCAGTGTATGCCGGAACGTTGGCCGTAGAAACCGGCGGAACCCTTGATTTTGGCCAGGATGCGACCGGTAACGGGTATGCTGTGCAAGGCCAAGGCACCTTTAAATTAGATCAGGGCGGAACGTTGCACATCACCAGCGCCCACGGCTTGAACAGCACCGGCACCACGGGCAACGTACAGGTCACCGCCAGCCGAAGACAAATCAGCCAGATCGCCACCTATATCTACAGCGGCAAATTACCGCAGCAAACAGGCAATGCCTACACCACGGCCACCACGGGTAAAATCTTCATCATTGACAATCCTACTTCGGTGACGTTGAATTCTAACATCGGGATTTCCAGCCACACAGCGCTGGCCCCAGACGGCGGACGATTAGAAATCAGACAGGGGAGGTTCATCACACCGGCAGGAATTGATGTGAGCAGTTCGGGCAAACTGGTCATGACAGGCGGCGTGTACCAGATTGGAACCGTGGGCGTGCCCGTGCCGCTTATGACCGGGGCCTATGAATTCTATGGCGGTGCGCTGGAACTGGCCGGCACCGGCGACCAGATTTTAAAAGGCAGCAAGATTTACTACCACGTTATTTTCGGTGGCACCAACACAGCGGGCGTGAACGCCAAGACCATTTCCTCTACCACCACCGTCAACCACAACGTTACTATTCTACCCAATGCTATTGTAGACATCAGCAACAAAGCCTTAAAAGGTGATGCTGGCTTGACTATGGCTGGCGGTTTGTTCAGAATCAGCAAAACGAGCGGGACTCTTCCGGAATTGACAGGCAAAAGCTCGCCCTACGCGCTTACCGGTGGCACCATTGAACTGTACGGCACAGTCTCAGGGCAGACGCAATCCATCAGGGGAACATATGGTAGTTCGCAGAAAGTGGTGTATCATAATTTGTTGCTCAATGCCACGCAAGCCAATACCGCCAATGATTTAGGAAACCAACTGCCCAGCGCCATTTTTGACGTGTCTGGTACCCTGACCGTGGCCGCGCCAACCGTGTTGCAGATTGCCAGCAACCGCGCCATTGGCGGAACCGGAAATTTTGTAGTGCAGCCCGGCGCTACCTTGTTATACGGGTCGGCGCAGGGCATTAAAACCAGCGGTACCGGTACCAATGACGGCAACATTAGAGTAAGCGGAACCAGAACGTTCTCCAGCGCCGCCAACTACGGCTTTGTGGGGACTTCTGAGATGGTTTCCGGCGATGGGCTGCCAGCCACGGTGGCTAATTTATTGGTGGCCAAATCTGGATTGGGCGTGACCTTGACCAATTCTGTGGCGGTGACCGAGGTTTTCACGCTAAAAAACGGATTATTTAAAACTGGCAGCAATGAATTGTCTATTACCAGCCTTTTACCAGACGCGTTGCAGTTGGCAGATTCATCGTTTTATATTCAGGGCAATTTACGAAGAGCGGTAGGCAGCAGCGGAAGTTACACATTTCCTGTGGGCAACTCAGAAGGCAAACGCCAGTTAACCATCAACTCCAACGGGCTTACCGGCAATAATTTCCAGAGTGTGCGGGTCGGTTTCGGGCCGTTGACCGGGCATAATGACGCTGATTTGCACATTGTGGAGACGGGGAACCGCTACACCAAAATTGAGCCGCAAGGCGTGTGGTTTGTGGAACCCAATGCGCAGCCCAGCTCCGGTAGTTTCACGGCCATGGCTTCGTTGAATGGTTTCGCAGACTTGTCAGACAATAAATTCGCGCTGCTGATCAGACCTTTGGCGTCGCAGAGTGGGGCCGATTGGTCTACCGGCGGTGGGGTACTGGATGCGCCTAACAAAGAAGGCCGAACCGTGGCAGGCGGCTATGCCAAGCGCAATTTCATCACGCCGTTCGGGCAATTGGGCATCGCAAACATAGAAACCACCTTGCCCGTGTCTTGGCTTTACGTGAAGGCCGAACGCAAAAACCAACACGTGCAACTGCACTGGGCCACCGCCTCTGAGATCAACAATGACCGTTTTGAGGTGGAAGTCTCCAGAGACGGAAAGCATTTCCAGACCATTGGCACCGTGAAGGGCAGCGGCAACAGCACGGTAGCGCAGCAGTATCAATTTAGGCATGCAAGTCCTGCACCGGGCGCCTTGTACTACCGTGTCAAGCAAATTGATTTCGACGCTAAATTTGAACACAGCAAGCTGGTTGCGGTGCAAGCCGGTGCCTCAGAAAACCAAGGAATGCAACTGGCGCTCTACCCCAACCCCGCGGTAGAATCCATCAAAATTCAAGGGTTGGAGGAAGCGGCAGAAGTGGAAATTTTCGATTTGAAGGGCAGACGCCTGGAAAAGCTGGTCTTGCACCAACAGCCTGAGGCCTCTACCATTTCAGTGAAACACCTGGCCACCGGGGCTTACATTCTGCACGTGCGGCAAGCCAACCAAGTGCATCGACTTCGGTTTGTGAAACAATAG
- a CDS encoding 3'-5' exonuclease yields the protein MNFITLDFETATADRDSPCEIGLTFVQNGKIAGTQAWLIKPKSYPYFNSWNIAIHGIKPQDVKNSPEFDGVWRELQPLLQNQLVIAHNASFDMSVLRATLNTYQLPFPELQYACSVQFSKQVWQGLPKYDLKSLCNRHGIQFKHHRAAADSYACAELTLRALEHTNCSHQEELPAKLNINLGKLYDGGYAASSVRKAPKPRKAFPF from the coding sequence ATGAACTTCATTACCCTAGACTTTGAGACGGCCACGGCAGACCGTGACAGCCCGTGTGAGATTGGCTTGACCTTCGTGCAGAATGGCAAAATTGCGGGCACGCAGGCCTGGCTTATCAAACCGAAGTCTTACCCGTACTTCAACAGCTGGAACATCGCCATCCATGGCATAAAACCCCAGGATGTGAAGAACAGCCCGGAGTTTGACGGTGTGTGGCGCGAGTTGCAGCCGTTGTTGCAGAACCAACTGGTGATTGCGCATAATGCCAGCTTTGACATGAGCGTGCTACGGGCCACGTTGAACACCTATCAATTGCCTTTCCCGGAATTGCAGTACGCCTGCAGCGTGCAGTTCTCCAAGCAGGTGTGGCAGGGTTTGCCCAAATATGACTTGAAATCACTGTGCAACCGGCACGGCATTCAGTTCAAACACCACCGGGCAGCGGCAGATTCCTACGCCTGTGCTGAGTTGACCTTGCGCGCCTTGGAACACACCAACTGCAGCCACCAGGAAGAACTGCCCGCGAAACTCAACATCAACTTAGGGAAACTGTATGACGGTGGCTATGCCGCGTCTTCTGTGCGCAAAGCACCCAAGCCCAGGAAGGCGTTTCCGTTTTAA